A single window of Toxotes jaculatrix isolate fToxJac2 chromosome 4, fToxJac2.pri, whole genome shotgun sequence DNA harbors:
- the gtpbp1l gene encoding GTP binding protein 1, like — translation MASVTATEPAICPAAISAAESIVPACMFAPDRGCADDPPGGEGFEDGEGTNGESADHLDLSSKLVLVSPTGEQYDSLLRHLRERIEEGCGETIYVVGMGSDGGDYGLDEKDMEASVATVRSLCEQIEADLILLRERTDTGGKIRDYLIRRRVGEQDFLEVRVAVVGNVDAGKSTLLGVLTHGELDNGRGFARQKLFRHKHEMESGRTSSVGNDILGFDQEGQVVNKPDSHGGGLDWTKICEKSSKVITFIDLAGHEKYLKTTVFGMTGHLPDFCMLMVGSNAGIVGMTKEHLGLALALNVPVFVVVTKIDMCPANILQETLKLLQRLLKSPGCRKIPVLVQNKDDVIVTASNFSSERMCPIFQISNVTGENMDLLKMFLNLLSSRTTFSNDEPAEFQIDDTYSVPGVGTVVSGTTLRGLIRLNDTLLLGPDPLGTFIPIAVKSIHRKRMPVREVRGGQTASFALKKIKRSSIRKGMVMVSPKLMPQATWEFEAEILVLHHPTTISPRYQAMVHCGSIRQTATILTMNKDCLRTGDKATVHFRFIKTPEYLHCDQKLVFREGRTKAVGTITKLLQSVNTLAAKSQQSKTQANKKTSKEGAAANEEAGSAARPPSPTTAQLKTGGGGRRRGGQRHRGKGLNAATISTAVPAGAAGTA, via the exons ATGGCGTCGGTAACGGCGACAGAACCAGCGATATGCCCGGCTGCGATATCAGCAGCAGAGTCCATAGTGCCCGCTTGTATGTTTGCACCTGACCGGGGATGTGCGGACGATCCACCCGGGGGAGAGGGCTTTGAAGACGGCGAGGGCACAAACGGCGAATCCGCGGATCATTTAGACTTAAGCAGTAAG CTGGTCCTTGTGAGTCCAACAGGGGAGCAGTATGATTCATTACTACGACATTTGAGGGAGCGAATAGAGGAGGGCTGTGGAGAGACAATATATGTGGTTGGAATGGGCTCAG ATGGAGGTGACTATGGTCTGGATGAGAAGGACATGGAGGCGTCAGTAGCCACGGTGCGGTCACTTTGCGAACAGATTGAGGCTGACCTAATTTTGCTAAGGGAGAGGACAGACACCGGCGGAAAGATTCGAGACTACCTCATCCGACGGCGTGTGGGCGAACAGGATTTCCTGGAagttag AGTGGCGGTTGTGGGGAATGTGGACGCTGGAAAGAGCACTCTGTTGGGGGTTTTGACACATGGTGAGCTGGACAATGGCAGAGGCTTCGCTCGCCAGAAGCtcttcagacacaaacatgaaatGGAGAGTGGCAGGACCAGCAGTGTGGGCAATGATATCCTGGGCTTTGATCAGGAGGGACAG GTGGTGAACAAGCCAGACAGCCACGGTGGGGGCCTAGACTGGACCAAGATCTGTGAGAAATCCTCAAAGGTCATCACCTTCATCGACCTGGCTGGCCACGAGAAGTACCTCAAGACCACTGTCTTCGGCATGACTGGACACCTGCCTGATTTCTGCATGCTCATg GTTGGCAGCAACGCTGGCATCGTTGGCATGACCAAAGAGCATCTGGGTCTGGCACTGGCCCTCAATGTACCAGTGTTTGTTGTGGTTACTAAGATAGACATGTGTCCGGCGAACATACTTCAAG agacGCTAAAATTATTACAGAGGTTATTAAAGTCACCGGGCTGCAGGAAAATCCCGGTGTTGGTCCAGAACAAGGATGATGTCATCGTCACAGCCTCCAACTTCAGCTCCGAGAG gATGTGTCCAATTTTCCAGATCTCAAATGTGACGGGGGAGAACATGGACCTGCTGAAGATGTTCTTGAACCTCCTGTCATCTAGGACTACGTTTAGCAATGATGAGCCTGCTGAGTTCCAAATAGATGACACATACTCAGTACCG GGTGTAGGCACGGTAGTTTCAGGGACTACGTTACGTGGATTGATACGGCTCAACGACACGCTGCTCTTAGGCCCAGACCCACTTGGCACCTTCATCCCCATCGCTGTTAAATCCATCCACCGTAAACGGATGCCTGTCAGAGAGGTTCGCGGTGGTCAGACGGCGTCCTTTGCCCTCAAAAAG ATCAAACGTTCGTCTATAAGGAAAGGAATGGTGATGGTCTCTCCGAAGTTGATGCCACAGGCCACCTGGGAGTTTGAGGCTGAGATTTTGGTCCTGCACCACCCAACTACGATATCCCCGAGATACCAGGCCATGG TCCACTGTGGCAGCATCAGGCAGACAGCCACCATCCTGACTATGAACAAAGACTGTCTGAGGACAGGGGACAAGGCCACAGTTCACTTTCGCTTCATTAAGACTCCAGAGTACCTGCACTGTGACCAGAAGCTCGTGTTCAGGGAAGGACGCACCAAAGCTGTGGGCACCATCACCAAG cttctccAGTCTGTGAACACCCTGGCAGCTAAGTCCCAGCAGTCCAAGACACAGGCCAATAAGAAGACTTCTAAAGAGGGTGCAGCAGCCAATGAGGAGGCTGGATCAGCGGCACGGCCACCTAGTCCTACCACAGCACAG CTCAAGACAGGAGGCGGAGGACGCAGGAGAGGAGGTCAGAGACATCGAGGGAAAGGCCTGAACGCAGCAACAATCTCTACAGCAGTgcctgcaggagcagcaggcacAGCGTAA
- the lgals2b gene encoding lectin, galactoside-binding, soluble, 2b, whose translation MKVKNMTFKEGHEFKVRIKPKDDSSSFAINIGHDSENIAMHLNPRFDCGGDTNTIVFNSLSGGCWGDELREGNFPFVRGEECKFYINFNSDQFYIKLPDGSMLNFPNRLGDVKYKYFDVSGDARIVGIKIK comes from the exons ATG AAAGTCAAGAACATGACATTCAAGGAGGGGCATGAGTTCAAGGTGCGCATCAAGCCCAAGGATGACTCCAGTTC TTTTGCTATCAACATCGGTCATGACTCTGAGAACATCGCAATGCACCTCAACCCCCGTTTTGACTGTGGTGGTGACACCAACACCATTGTCTTCAACTCCTTGTCTGGGGGATGCTGGGGTGACGAGCTCCGCGAGGGAAACTTCCCCTTCGTGCGTGGGGAGGAATGCAAG TTTTACATCAACTTCAACAGTGACCAGTTTTACATCAAGCTTCCTGATGGCTCCATGTTGAACTTCCCCAACCGTCTGGGAGACGTCAAGTACAAGTACTTTGACGTCAGCGGTGATGCAAGGATTGTTGGCATCAAGATCAAGTAG
- the LOC121180881 gene encoding urotensin-2 receptor, with amino-acid sequence MNCTPNATITPQLGLVLRPEAGDGGSQESGGSAGGGGGLWVTSLLGATLMIMCVMGVAGNTYTLIITRSAALRRTGSMYVYIINLALADLIYLSTIPFVVCTYFAHDWLFGEAGCRILLSLDLLTMHASVFILVAMSLERYRAVARPFSAHRSSSRKRRLVAGIIWGLSFVLTLPMMVMIRLREGKPTAAGLVKRICFPTWTPEAFKAYITVLFFTSVLVPGLVIVGLYVGLARRYWTAQASLGGSSRSARRRGLKQRVVSMIFSIVVAYWACFLPFWGWQLAKLFSPESLKALSSAAHNYVNFFVTCLTYGNSCINPFLYTLLTRNYKDYLAQKGQSVGSSRADPGSAVTTPLQDL; translated from the coding sequence ATGAACTGCACCCCTAATGCCACCATCACTCCACAGCTGGGACTTGTCCTGAGGCCAGAGGCTGGAGATGGTGGGTCTCAGGAAAGTGGCGGCAGTGCTGGAGGCGGTGGAGGACTGTGGGTGACATCCCTGCTCGGTGCCACGCTGATGATCATGTGTGTCATGGGTGTGGCAGGCAACACGTACACACTCATCATTACACGCTCAGCTGCTCTGCGCCGAACAGGCTCCATGTACGTTTACATCATCAATCTGGCTCTGGCTGACCTGATCTACCTCTCCACCATCCCCTTCGTGGTCTGCACCTACTTCGCCCATGACTGGCTGTTTGGTGAGGCTGGCTGTCGCATCCTGCTGAGTCTTGATCTCCTCACCATGCATGCCAGTGTCTTCATTTTGGTTGCTATGAGCCTGGAACGCTATCGTGCTGTGGCCAGGCCGTTCAGCGCGCACAGGTCCTCGTCCCGGAAACGACGGCTAGTGGCGGGGATTATCTGGGGGTTATCCTTTGTGCTGACCCTTCCCATGATGGTGATGATCCGACTCAGGGAGGGCAAACCCACTGCAGCAGGTTTGGTTAAGAGGATTTGCTTCCCTACCTGGACCCCTGAGGCCTTCAAGGCTTATatcactgttctgttttttacaAGTGTTTTAGTGCCTGGATTGGTAATCGTTGGGCTGTATGTCGGGCTAGCTAGGCGTTACTGGACCGCACAGGCTAGCTTGGGAGGTAGCAGCCGCTCAGCCAGGAGGAGAGGACTTAAACAAAGGGTCGTATCGATGATCTTTAGCATCGTGGTGGCTTACTGGGCCTGTTTCTTACCTTTTTGGGGATGGCAGCTGGCCAAACTGTTCTCCCCAGAGTCTCTTAAAGCTTTGTCATCAGCTGCTCATAATTACGTAAATTTCTTTGTCACTTGTCTGACTTATGGTAACAGCTGTATCAATCCATTTCTTTACACTCTTCTGACCCGGAACTACAAAGATTACTTAGCCCAGAAAGGTCAGTCTGTGGGGTCGAGCAGGGCTGACCCCGGGTCGGCCGTGACCACACCACTGCAGGACCTttag